Genomic window (Ctenopharyngodon idella isolate HZGC_01 chromosome 20, HZGC01, whole genome shotgun sequence):
GCTGGAAGAATGCAAGACAGCACTTCAGTTTTTATTTCGTAGTGTGTCTTTGCCTCGCCTTGACATGGCGGGACACTGTGGGATCTATGCTGCCTCTATCCGTATTAAAAAAATCCTCAGTCTTTATAGTACTGGAAACATCTTTAGAAATCACACTGATCTCTATCACCGATGGTCCTACACCAGGGGAGTTGATGCCTGAGTTTGGAGTATTTCGGCCCGCTTCATGAAATATGTTAATGTCAGAGGCTGCGTCATCTTTAATGCCTCCAGCTAACCTCACCATGATCAATGCCCTTGAGTTCTCGGACAGTTCCCACAGGACTATGTAGCACTTTgggacaaaatgacaaaatattatgCCATAGTTGGAGACCAGGATGGCTGAAGCCTGAACAATGTGCCGTTGTTCGGTCTTGTTTCTTTCAATATAAATAGGTATAAAGCAAAGCCATACAAACAGATGAATCAACATGCTGAATATGATGACGCCAGTTTCGTTGAAATCATGTGGGACTTTTCTACCCTTGAATGcaagaaagaaacaaatgaaGGCCAATAGAGCTATGTAACCATGCATCACCCCAAAACCTATAATAGAGCCCTCGTCGCAGACAACATATTTTTCTAGGCCAGTTCCAGGCCACTTCTTAACTGGTTCAGGAGACTTTCCCAGAGTCATCCATAACAACAGGATGAGTCCTTGAGCACCCGTAAGCAGGACCAAATTGATAACAGGCTTGTAGAGCTTTTTAAGCTGATGCTGCTTGTCTGGATCAAAGGCCATGAAAGCCAGGAAAGTACGGTAGGCTTTAACCAGGATGCAAGAAACGCACAGGGTGAAACCGAGACCATACAAGGCCTGCTGTGCCCTGCAATGATGCTCAGTTGGCCTGCCGATGAACATGATTACACTGACAAAGCTGACCGTCAGCCCCAGTAACATGAAACAAGACATTTTATTGTCAGCCTTTTTGATGACTGTGGTGTTTCTGTGCACACTGAAAATGATGAATGAGGTGAACACTAGAACCAAGCCTATTGCTGTAGCCACTAACAGAGCTATGGGATAACTGTTAGTCCAAGCCAGATATATCTCCAGGAATTCCTCGCATTTACTTGATCCATTAAGAGACCACTTTCCTTCTGGACATTTTAGGCATTCGGGGAGATCTGAAAAAGAAATTGCATGTATAGAGTCATCAAATTTGAATTTGGAAAGCACAATATATATCGCTATCAACCCtaacaagcttttttttttctttattgttgGTATATTGGAAGCAGCTAATATCAGGGCTTGTTACCCATCTCTCTGATTGTGATTTGCCAATGGTGTCTTATCTGTAACTAATGATTCTAAACTGTTTAATGGATGGTTGTGTTGGTCAGGTGAGGTGCTGTACTAGTTTCACGTGTCTCATCCTTCcaaaatttctttcttctcctTTAATAAAATCATCTACAGTGTGAtatttagggtgtgttcacacttggcatgttttgtttgattaaaatgaaattttatgaaaaacagGAAGAAGAGACccaaaaaaggacagaatgctcacgCATATCATTTTTTCTCGTCATGGTTGTGATATTGCCATCAGAGTTCAGTACAGGCGTCAGAACCGTATCTCCTCGCAGCATATCTTttgtgtgtgacggagggattccTGCCTCTGTTTTaacctttacacattttataatctCTTCATGAGTTCTCAGCTGGTCAAAGTACCATCATATGTAGCTACACAAATACAACGAGCACATTtatctcagcacacagcattgttctgaatgttcggtaagttctgtctcaaaataggcaatatgTCATAAAtgccaaccaatcagattgtGAATGTGTCCTtgtgcctttaggttcggtaaCTTTTGGTTTGGTGAGCGATAAGTGGatcaggactaaatgtttttttatttcgtttttttttttggtcaggaCCAAACGAACCAAGTGAaacgaactacaagtgtgaacacacccttaatgTTCATCTATTAATCGATCTGGTAAGTAGTGGGATAATGTGCTGTCAACACTTcatgttggatttttttttatttttttttttttacaaacactCTTTTTCTGTTCCAGTTTTCAAAAGTACTCAACAGATATCCATCTACTGTATATTAACAACTATTTTGATGCCTAATTTTACTTGAACATATAGCTGACAAAATGATgttcaacatttcattcagtaatgttaggctgttttgatttatatgctgttgaatgtttgatgatcactttattattttacatgtgtAACAGCAATGCTTTGATcatttgtttctgcttcttcttcacatatgttttgatctggagattctgtactctttcagaaggtgtgtaatagcgccccctactgtataacagtgaaaacacggatttctggaaaattctgtcactggTGGGGAAGGAGTTAAAATAACTGGCTTGACAAGAAATACCTCTGGGTGTGACATACTGCAGTGAAAAACTACACATTTTGTCACAACTGAATTTTGATTGATGGGTTTGGCTTAACTATGCTCAATaatgtcaataataataataataataataaaatctgaaGACAGTTCCAGTGTTGCTGTGTTCTGCTATTTATGGTCAGATACTCTGTATCCAAAATTTTCTAGTGAATTCTGTGAATGAATTCTGATTTACCATATCCATCAGTATATTTTCCTTCAGGACATTCAACACAGTTGTAGCAGCAGGAGATCTTTGACTGGTTCTTCGCATAACCATGTATGCAAGACTTTGAGCACCTGGACAAGGGCAGctggaggggaaaaaagacacaTCTCAATGATTGTCAGTTGTTTTCTTGTTGTGGTGGTGGATAAAATAGCTAGAGTAGAGACAGCACAACTCACGCTGTTATTTATCGACTCGTATTCACTGAAGATCTCCACGTCTCCTTTTTTCAATAGGAATTTTCCCACAATTTCAATAATTCGTTCATCACCATTTTCCTTCCATAAAATGAGGTCATAACCATCCACAAAGTCACCGTGTTCATCAAAGAAATATCTAGTGCCATCGAGCGTGAAATTCACACTGCGCATACTTTCCACTAGCTGCAAAAAAGAGTAAGTGTTCTTGAGATTAAACAATTTATTACACTGTTGTTCATGCTTGTTAAATGCTTGTTACAAAAACACTGGAGAACACGTGGCCTATTCACGACAGGCTCCAGGTCAATTGGCTGAGAACAGGTTTTGAGACGCTGAATACAGCGGATTATCATGCAgcctcatttatttattttaattttacatatgATGTACATGTACGTTTTTTCATCCACTCATGAACCCCTACTTGGGAAACCCTGATCTAGGTTAACACTGATTTCTACATAtactaatgcatttttttacCATGATTTTGGCAACAGTTTTAACAAAAAGCATCAGTTAATGTATTGCGAATGAACATCAGTTAACAATAACCATTAACCAAGAAATGTCACGTTAACAAGCTGAACCTCACGGTAATGTGTTCTCATGTATAGAGATGTTGTCTAGAAAAATCTCACCTTCCAGGGTGGGAAGTTGGTCTCTCCGGAGCAGGCGGTCTCGTCGCATTTCAGGAGTGTCCTGAGCCCATGCGCTATAGCATATATGGCCACCCTCTCTCCGTAGGCCTCTCTCTGGTCCACTGCGTACAGAATGTCATCTACGGTGCAGTTCGAGGGCCACAGCGAGCAGTTCAGTCTCAGCTGCTTGTACTCTTCTATGTAGTCATTTATTGCTCCTGGCGTTGGCCTGAGGTTTCTCAAGTAGTCTTCAAACCCTGGTATATTTGCCATGGTAAAGGAAAAGCCAAATATTTTACCAACTTTGTTTATgtcattcatctttgttaaGGGCCGGTATATGGACCAGGCGTCGCTCGCAATCCAGACTCTGCTTGTGTTGGTCTGGATCATCTCCTTGAAAAGCTTCTCCACCAGCTGCGGCTTCAGAATGAGCAGCACCACCTTGGCAGAAGACTCTCTTATGGTCTTGGCAGCATCTTTGATGTACTTTTCGATATCGACGTGGTCCAAGTAGTGTGGTACCACTTTCTCAAAGTCAGCACATATTTTTCCTGCAGACTCTTGCATGAAGCTTTGGTAGGCCGCTCTACCGTAGTCATCATCTCCATACACGACACCAACCCAGTTCCATGAGAAATGAGATATGAGCTTGACCAGCGCCTGAGCTTGGTAGACGTCACTCGGAATCACGCGCATGAAGGACGGATACCGCAGTTTGTCGCTCAGGACTGGCGCAGAGGATTGGGTGCTGACCTGTTGACAGATAAAGATTGTGCCTTAACACTGTGTCCTAAACAGATGTGATGCCGCGACATGATAAAAGGCGTCtattccatgttaatcagagtttgttttaaaaagctacaagtttttttttatccctgcAATGTCGTGACTGAAACAACGTACATTatgacaatgataatctcaggtgctgattatgtgctttatttaatgttaaaaaatttattGTGAGTTTGGATATTATTTTGTTTGCCTTTTATAGCAATACTGAAACAACATATTTCACCTCAgaccttgaaaataaataaatgtaaacaagaACGCTGGAACTGTAAGCAAACAAGTATTTTATGATTGTTTCAGtcactcagtatgtatttttaataatgttaaaatggtgtaatatttatgaatttgattGTGAATTGATCCATTTGGTTGCGAGTTCAGTGTGCTTGCAGAGAGTCTTtccccacacgctcttctgatcacttctggctgtgattttggattgatttgaaTGTGAGTGCAGTGCACTttcagagagactccgcccacactctcttctgattgacTATGTTTttagattgattttttttttgtctcatcaTGTTGTGTCCCTTACAAAAGATTACTGCAGTTTTTACATAcagaaaaatgcagttttttggaCATGGAAAAACCACAATATCGCAGTATACTGCTGTTGTACTTCCATGTACTGCAGTTGTACTGTGATTATACTTCATTATACTGTAAATCTATGGTTGTGCTTAATTATACTGCAGTTATACTActttttactgcagttttactgCAGTTGTACTTCAATATACTGCAgttcttttttgtaagggaaATTCaagaccaacagaaagctgcttggtttaaaAAGTGTCTTCATTGTGAGCTGTGCTCATACATCGCTATGCTATTGACAATAGACCTGTTTTTACTGATGTGTCTGCACCTTTAATCAGTTATAATGAAAGCATGACAGGTTTACTGTCTAGAGTTACAGAAAGTTTTACTGGTCTTAAAGCAACAGCTCACCCAAAACTAACAATACTGTCATCAGAAGGAGACTTTGTTCAGCTTGTCAAGCTCCAAATACGGTTTCTGTGCTATATTACACGTTTTCTAAAGCCATGCTAGCTTTGTGTGACAGACAGACCAACATCTGTTAACAACAAGAGTTTATCAGTGGTAATCTTTCCAGTTTTGAATCTACACAAGGGGATTgttgcagtgatgccatagaagagcCATTTTTTGTTTCCCAGAGAAACCTTTTAGtgaaaccatttttgctttgtatgAAGAATcttctcatttaaaaaaaaaaatgaaattttgtggaatggaaaggttttattgatgttaaaggttctttatggaaccatcaAGCAAAAATTTGCCAAAGCATAACTTCAGAATACATGGAATATAGCGTGTGAGTCATTAGGACTACAGTTTTGATAGTTTATGATGCTTTAATTGTCCTTTCAGGGCACTCTTTGTTCTTCTTGGAGTTTGATAGGCTATGAACTGTTGTTGTTTGGAAAAAAGCAGCATGAAGAttctccacagaagaaataaatagaTTTGGAACATGAGTGCAAGTAAAAGATAACAGAACTGACATTATTTGGTGAATTATTCATGTAAACTCTGGCTTTAATGAGGTACAGAGTTAAGAAATTACCTGAGGACACAGGTAGAGGCTGAGGAGCTTGGCAATAGCGATAGATAACTCTGAGTATCTTTCTCCCAGAAGAGCTTTCACTGGCGGACGAAAGTCTGAGTAGTCTGAAAGGGCCGGCAGAGATCCGTTAATCGCCAGTAAATGTTccacacagtgcagtgctttgGTGGGAGATGCACAGGGATCACAGATTTCATATCCCAGCTTAATCCCCGGAAGAAGCATGGAGTTATTGATTTCTTCAATTGCAAAGATGGCACCCATCGATTGTAGAAATGTGACCAGATCAAAactggcaaaaagagaaagaCACTTCTTAGTATTAATTACTTAGGTGACCAGCTGtgagattatttattattaattataataataatagtacatGGATCCCacaacaatttaaaaacaaaaatgcattgtcCCTGTTTTTTAATTCTCATATGTTAACAAGTAAGATTTCAATGATATTTTGACCACTGTACTTGTCAATACTTTCCATTTCAAAAATCTGGTCACCTTAGTATTAGTAAGTATCCAAATGATCCAGTTTTTTGGTGTCAgcagcatttaaaaatatgacaaaGCCTTGTGGATACTCACTCAGTACAGACGAATGGCTGAGGTCTAGTTCGCTTGTGAAGGTTGATTACTTTTGAGTGAATCGAGCTCAAAATTGCGACATTAACGTCTCCTTCCATGTATGCTCCACACAGGGAGCTGGGAATGTCGCAACGGACCCACAATCCCAAGCTCAGCATCATCACGGCCAGCACACAAACCTCAAAACGGGACTTCATGGCTGTGAATGTATGGAGATATCGTGTCATGGACCTATTTATTGTAAAACTGGTTCTGCTTTTTGGGTGACGTGAACATGAGGGCTGGCTTTGGAGGTAAACTCAGGTGTGTGAAAGTTACCTCTTTAACAGAGAAGTGGAGAAATTCACCTGCTCTGCCACATTTCTGTAGCCTGTGATGGAATGTGGACTCTTTCTTGAAGTTACAGTCACAGTTGTTTTCGTTTTAATCGAGATGGCAAGAAGT
Coding sequences:
- the LOC127502211 gene encoding G-protein coupled receptor family C group 6 member A: MTRYLHTFTAMKSRFEVCVLAVMMLSLGLWVRCDIPSSLCGAYMEGDVNVAILSSIHSKVINLHKRTRPQPFVCTDFDLVTFLQSMGAIFAIEEINNSMLLPGIKLGYEICDPCASPTKALHCVEHLLAINGSLPALSDYSDFRPPVKALLGERYSELSIAIAKLLSLYLCPQVSTQSSAPVLSDKLRYPSFMRVIPSDVYQAQALVKLISHFSWNWVGVVYGDDDYGRAAYQSFMQESAGKICADFEKVVPHYLDHVDIEKYIKDAAKTIRESSAKVVLLILKPQLVEKLFKEMIQTNTSRVWIASDAWSIYRPLTKMNDINKVGKIFGFSFTMANIPGFEDYLRNLRPTPGAINDYIEEYKQLRLNCSLWPSNCTVDDILYAVDQREAYGERVAIYAIAHGLRTLLKCDETACSGETNFPPWKLVESMRSVNFTLDGTRYFFDEHGDFVDGYDLILWKENGDERIIEIVGKFLLKKGDVEIFSEYESINNSLPLSRCSKSCIHGYAKNQSKISCCYNCVECPEGKYTDGYDLPECLKCPEGKWSLNGSSKCEEFLEIYLAWTNSYPIALLVATAIGLVLVFTSFIIFSVHRNTTVIKKADNKMSCFMLLGLTVSFVSVIMFIGRPTEHHCRAQQALYGLGFTLCVSCILVKAYRTFLAFMAFDPDKQHQLKKLYKPVINLVLLTGAQGLILLLWMTLGKSPEPVKKWPGTGLEKYVVCDEGSIIGFGVMHGYIALLAFICFFLAFKGRKVPHDFNETGVIIFSMLIHLFVWLCFIPIYIERNKTEQRHIVQASAILVSNYGIIFCHFVPKCYIVLWELSENSRALIMVRLAGGIKDDAASDINIFHEAGRNTPNSGINSPGVGPSVIEISVISKDVSSTIKTEDFFNTDRGSIDPTVSRHVKARQRHTTK